GGGGGGCCATCCTGAGCTACAGCTCCTGGGGACTCTACCGGCGACTCACCGGTGTGGTTGGCGGCCGGCGCAAGTTGGCTGCGACCTTGATCGTGTTAATCATTCTGGTCGTGGTGCTCGGGCCATTCGTCTATGCGGGTTTCGCGTTCGGCGCGCATGTTCACGATATCGTGGCCTTGGTGCAAAGACTTTTCGAGTCGGGGCTGCCCGATCTGCCGCGGTGGGTGCAGCGGATTCCGCTGGTTGGTTCGAGCATCGAGGCCTTTTGGGAGCGCGTGACCAGCAGCAATTCCGAGCTGATCGCGCAAGCGCGCACGCTCGCCGCGCCGGCGGGCAAGTGGATTCTCGCGGCGGCGCTTGCGGTGACGCATGGGCTGGGACTGCTCGCGTTGAGCATCGTGCTCGCGTTCTTCTTTTATACCGGTGGCGAGGGGGCGGCCGCCTGGCTGAACGCAGGCATGCGGCGAGTCGCCGGTGAGCGCGCCGAGTATCTGCTGGCGCTGGCGGGCAGCACCGTGAAGGGCGTGGTCTACGGGATCCTTGGTACGGCCCTCGTGCAGGCGGTTCTCGCGGGATTCGGCTGCTGGATGGCGGGCGTACCGGCGCCGGCGTTGCTTGGGCTCGCGACGTTTTTTCTGTCGGTGATACCGGGCGGTCCGGTCATCGTCTGGTTGCCCGCTGCGATCTGGCTGTATCAGGGTGGCTCGACGGGATGGGCGATTTTTCTGGTCATATGGGGTGTGCTGGTAGTCAGCATGGCAGACAACGTCGTCAAGCCGATCCTGATCGGCAAGAATAGCGACATGCCGTTGATCCTGGTGATGCTCGGTATTCTGGGCGGTGCGTTGGCGTTCGGGTTCCTTGGTGTTTTCATCGGCCCCACGTTATTGGCGGTCGCTTATACCGTGCTGCATGACTGGACTATCGGCGCGTCCGCCGCGCAGCCCCTGTCGCCTGAGGTGAAAAGGCCGGCGATAGACGATCCGGGTCGTATCGGAAAGGCGCCCTAAGGAAAACCCTTGGATTTCGCTTGCATGTTCGAGCTGCGGCGACTAGAATCCCGCTCTTTCGTGCTCCGGATGCCGGGCACGGAGAAGCGGGAAGCCTTTGATGGCGAGGGTTTCAGCGGGTGGGCAGGTTGATCGAGTGATAAAAACCTGTTGACGATCCGAAGGAAATTCTCCATAATCCCGCTTCTCTGCTGCTGATGCAGCGACGCCAGACGAAGCAGTGCCGGGTAGCTGTCATGCCGGTACGGCGGGTTGGGCGGACCGATCTTTAAAAACTAACAGTCGATAAGTGTGGGCGCTTGATGCGCAATGCGGCAGCGGGTTCTGCGGAATCTGCTGTCAGGCAGAAGTATCAAGAAGCCTCACACAGTATCAGAGGAAGGTTGATCTGTCGGAAGACGGATTGATCATCGTCAGTACGTTGAGTGAGCGACCGGTTCAGAGATGGACCGAAAACAGTAACAGGTTTGAACTGAAGAGTTTGATCCTGGCTCAGATTGAACGCTGGCGGCATGCCTTACACATGCAAGTCGGACGGCAGCACGGGGGCAACCCTGGTGGCGAGTGGCGAACGGGTGAGTAATACATCGGAACGTGTCCTGGAGTGGGGGATAGCCCGGCGAAAGCCGGATTAATACCGCATACGCTCGGGAGAGGAAAGCGGGGGATCTTTCGGGACCTCGCGCTCAAGGGGCGGCCGATGGCAGATTAGGTAGTTGGTGGGGTAAAGGCCTACCAAGCCGACGATCTGTAGCTGGTCTGAGAGGACGACCAGCCACACTGGGACTGAGACACGGCCCAGACTCCTACGGGAGGCAGCAGTGGGGAATTTTGGACAATGGGGGCAACCCTGATCCAGCAATGCCGCGTGTGTGAAGAAGGCCTTCGGGTTGTAAAGCACTTTTGTCCGGAAAGAAAGCATCCCTGTTAATACCGGGGGTGGATGACGGTACCGGAAGAATAAGCACCGGCTAACTACGTGCCAGCAGCCGCGGTAATACGTAGGGTGCGAGCGTTAATCGGAATTACTGGGCGTAAAGCGTGCGCAGGCGGTGCTGTAAGACCGATGTGAAATCCCCGGGCTTAACCTGGGAACTGCATTGGTGACTGCAGCGCTGGAGTATGGCAGAGGGGGGTGGAATTCCACGTGTAGCAGTGAAATGCGTAGAGATGTGGAGGAACACCGATGGCGAAGGCAGCCCCCTGGGCCAATACTGACGCTCATGCACGAAAGCGTGGGGAGCAAACAGGATTAGATACCCTGGTAGTCCACGCCCTAAACGATGTCAACTGGTTGTCGGGCCTTCATTGGCTTGGTAACGAAGCTAACGCGTGAAGTTGACCGCCTGGGGAGTACGGTCGCAAGATTAAAACTCAAAGGAATTGACGGGGACCCGCACAAGCGGTGGATGATGTGGATTAATTCGATGCAACGCGAAAAACCTTACCTACCCTTGACATGTATGGAATCCTGGTGAGAGCCGGGAGTGCCCGAAAGGGAGCCATAACACAGGTGCTGCATGGCTGTCGTCAGCTCGTGTCGTGAGATGTTGGGTTAAGTCCCGCAACGAGCGCAACCCTTGTCCCTAGTTGCTACGCAAGAGCACTCCAGGGAGACTGCCGGTGACAAACCGGAGGAAGGTGGGGATGACGTCAAGTCCTCATGGCCCTTATGGGTAGGGCTTCACACGTCATACAATGGTCGGAACAGAGGGTTGCCAAGCCGCGAGGTGGAGCCAATCCCAGAAAACCGATCGTAGTCCGGATCGCACTCTGCAACTCGGGTGCGTGAAGCTGGAATCGCTAGTAATCGCGGATCAGCATGCCGCGGTGAATACGTTCCCGGGTCTTGTACACACCGCCCGTCACACCATGGGAGTGGGTTTTACCAGAAGTGGCTAGTCTAACCGCAAGGAGGACGGTCACCACGGTAGGATTCATGACTGGGGTGAAGTCGTAACAAGGTAGCCGTATCGGAAGGTGCGGCTGGATCACCTCCTTTCCAGAGTCGAGCATTGCTCGCGTCAAGTGCTCACGCTTATCGGCTGTGGTTAAGAAAGCAACGCAGACAGGCTCAGGGGTCTGTAGCTCAGCCGGTTAGAGCACCGTCTTGATAAGGCGGGGGTCGATGGTTCGAATCCATCCAGACCCACCATCCTTGTCTGTGGTGCGGGGCCGGGGGAGTGTGCCCGGGTCTGTGTGGGGCCGGGGGGATTAGCTCAGCTGGGAGAGCACCTGCTTTGCAAGCAGGGGGTCGTCGGTTCGATCCCGTCATCCTCCACCAATCCTCAATGCCAAGGGTTCAGCGCGAAGTGAGGCTGAGTACTTGGCATTGGCGATTGAGCCAGTCAGCGCGGTACGCGATGGAATGTGATACCGGCTGTCGTTCTTTAACAATCAGGAAGAAGTAGTAAGGAGATTCACGAAAGCGTGCCTGGAGATGGGTGCGTGAGTAGGTGAATCAGGGTTGTGATTGTATCGATGTATTTTAAAGGTGATCGAGAGATCGCCTTGGAATACGGCGCAACACGAATACTCAACCTGTAGCGAGTGCGTCTGTCCCCTGCGGGGGATGGGAGCCACGTTAAGCGCCAAGGCGCTAACGTGGGTCGACACAGAGACACACCCGTTATAGGGTCAAGCGAACAAGTGCATGTGGTGGATGCCTTGGCGATCACAGGCGATGAAGGACGCGGTAGCCTGCGAAAAGCGGGGGGGAGCTGGCAAACGAGCTTTGATCCCCCGATATCCGAATGGGGAAACCCGGCCCGTATGGGTCATCCTGAACTGAATCCATAGGTTCAGCGAAGCGAACGCGGTGAACTGAAACATCTAAGTAACCGCAGGAAAAGAAATCAACCGAGATTCCCAGAGTAGTGGCGAGCGAAATGGGACCAGCCTGTACTCTTTATTTGTAGTGCTAGCCGAACGCTCTGGAAAGTGCGGCCATAGCGGGTGATAGCCCCGTAGGCGAAAGCATTATGAAAGAACTGGGTGTACGAGAAGTAGGGCGGGACACGTGAAATCCTGTCTGAAGATGGGGGGACCATCCTCCAAGGCTAAATACTCGTGATCGACCGATAGTGAACCAGTACCGTGAGGGAAAGGCGAAAAGAACCCCGGGAGGGGAGTGAAACAGATCCTGAAACCGCATGCATACAAACAGTCGGAGCCTTTGAAAGAGGGTGACGGCGTACCTTTTGTATAATGGGTCAGCGACTTACATTCAGTGGCGAGCTTAACCGATTAGGGCAGGCGTAGCGAAAGCGAGTCCGAACAGGGCGTCCAGTCGCTGGGTGTAGACCCGAAACCAGGTGATCTATCCATGGCCAGGTTGAAGGCACGGTAACACGTGCTGGAGGACCGAACCCACTAACGTTGAAAAGTTAGGGGATGAGCTGTGGATAGGGGTGAAAGGCTAAACAAACCTGGAAATAGCTGGTTCTCTCCGAAAACTATTTAGGTAGTGCCTCGTGTATCACCTTCGGGGGTAGAGCACTGTCATGGTTGTGGGGTCCATTGCGGATTACTACGCCATAGCAAACTCCGAATACCGAAGAGTGCAATCACGGGAGACAGACATCGGGTGCTAACGTCCGGTGTCAAGAGGGAAACAACCCAGACCGCCAGCTAAGGTCCCCAAATATGGCTAAGTGGGAAACGAAGTGGGAAGGCTAAAACAGTCAGGAGGTTGGCTTAGAAGCAGCCATCCTTTAAAGAAAGCGTAATAGCTCACTGATCGAGTCGTCCTGCGCGGAAGATGTAACGGGGCTAAGCCATATACCGAAGCTGCGGATGCACATTTATGTGCATGGTAGGAGAGCGTTCCGTAAGCCTGCGAAGGTGCACTGGAAAGTGTGCTGGAGGTATCGGAAGTGCGAATGCTGACATGAGTAGCGATAAAGGGGGTGAAAGGCCCCCTCGCCGTAAGCCCAAGGTTTCCTACGCAACGTTCATCGGCGTAGGGTGAGTCGGCCCCTAAGGCGAGGCAGAAATGCGTAGCTGATGGGAAGCAGATTAATATTTCTGCACCATTGTGAAATGCGATGGGGGGACGGATCGCGGAAGGTTGTCCGGGTGTTGGAAGTCCCGGTCGCTGCATTGAAGAGGGTGCTTTGGCAAATCCGGGCACAGGACTCAAGGGTGTGGCGCGAGCTTCTTCGGAAGCGAAGCAACTGGAAGGGGTTCCAGGAAAAGCCTCTAAGCTTCAGTTTCACAGTGACCGTACCGCAAACCGACACAGGTGGGCGAGATGAGTATTCTAAGGCGCTTGAGAGAACTCGGGAGAAGGAACTCGGCAAATTGGTACCGTAACTTCGGGATAAGGTACGCCCTGCTAGCCTGACTGGCCTGCGCCAGAAGGGTGAAGGGGTTGCAATAAACTGGTGGCTGCGACTGTTTAATAAAAACACAGCACTCTGCAAACACGAAAGTGGACGTATAGGGTGTGACGCCTGCCCGGTGCCGGAAGATTAAATGATGGGGTGCAAGCTCCTGATTGAAGTCCCGGTAAACGGCGGCCGTAACTATAACGGTCCTAAGGTAGCGAAATTCCTTGTCGGGTAAGTTCCGACCTGCACGAATGGCGTAACGATGGCCACACTGTCTCCTCCCGAGACTCAGCGAAGTTGAAGTGTTTGTGATGATGCAATCTCCCCGCGGCTAGACGGAAAGACCCCATGAACCTTTACTGTAGCTTTGCATTGGACTTTGAACCGGTCTGTGTAGGATAGGTGGGAGGCTGTGAAGCGTGGACGCCAGTCTGCGTGGAGCCGACCTTGAAATACCACCCTGATCTGTTTGAGGTTCTAACCCTGGTCCGTGATCCGGATCGGGGACAGTGCATGGTAGGCAGTTTGACTGGGGCGGTCTCCTCCCAAAGTGTAACGGAGGAGTACGAAGGTACGCTAGGTACGGTCGGAAATCGTGCTGATAGTGCAATGGCATAAGCGTGCTTGACTGTGAGACTGACAAGTCGAACAGGTGCGAAAGCAGGTCATAGTGATCCGGTGGTTCTGTATGGAAGGGCCATCGCTCAACGGATAAAAGGTACTCTGGGGATAACAGGCTGATACCGCCCAAGAGTTCATATCGACGGCGGTGTTTGGCACCTCGATGTCGGCTCATCTCATCCTGGGGCTGTAGCCGGTCCCAAGGGTATGGCTGTTCGCCATTTAAAGAGGTACGTGAGCTGGGTTTAAAACGTCGTGAGACAGTTTGGTCCCTATCTGCCGTGGGCGCTGGATATTTGAAGGGGGCTGCTCCTAGTACGAGAGGACCGGAGTGGACGAACCTCTGGTGTACCGGTTGTCACGCCAGTGGCATCGCCGGGTAGCTATGTTCGGAAGAGATAACCGCTGAAAGCATCTAAGCGGGAAACTCGCCTTAAGATGAGATATCCCCGGGGCTTCGAGCCCCTTGAAGGGTCGTTCAAGACCAGGACGTTGATAGGTCAGGTGTGCACGTACAGTAATGTACTGAGCTAACTGATACTAATTGCCCGTAAGGCTTGATCCTATAACCGGTGTGTGCCGGCAGCCGTTAGCGCTTGAGCGCTTATGGATGCCCCACCCTGCGCAAGGCGCAGGGTCTTATGCAGACCCCACACGGTTGAGACCGGTGTTGTGCCAGAAACACCACAACCCCCCACACGAATCCCTTACGCTTCTTCCCGATTGGCTGTGGCGCGCCCGGCTGGCTCCAGCCCCGCGACGCAGCAACCCGTCATGCCTGATGACCATAGCGAGTCGGTCCCACCCCTTCCCATCCCGAACAGGACCGTGAAACGACTCCACGCCGATGATAGTGCGGATTGCCCGTGTGAAAGTAGGTAATCGTCAGGCTCCCCAGCACCTCAGAAACCCCACCCCCGCGGTGGGGTTTTTGCGTTTACGCGGCCGTCACCGGAAGAAGCCGGTTTTTCCGTGACGAGCCGACTTTCTTCTGTCCAGCCTGCTGCTTCGCTATCATTCCCTTCACGCAGGCGGCCGGCTCAAACCCGAGTCGCAGGCCTCCGCCGCGCAAGCGCGGCCAGCACCCAGACAGAAATGGGTGAAAGCGTACCTCGGGCCGTGCGGTCCGGTCGCCGGGCTTGCACTCAAGCACGAGGGAGCGCCAACCTGCTGCGCAAATGGACCCGGCTCCACATCCGCAGCGCCTGGCAGACACGTCGCTACAGCCGGCGCCGGCTTGCCACCGCGTGCGCTCCGGTAGCCGGGGTCGCCAGTCACGAAGCGGTGATTGCACCCGAGCCTGCGCGTCACGATGACAACTCCGCCTCGCTAATTCCGCAGGGGTGCGGATCAACGATGCCGAACTGGTTGCCCTAGCAGTCGATGGCTGGCAAAACTGTAGCCGTAGCCTTCGGGCTCCTACGCCCCGTACTCGTTCGACAGCAGGTCGAGCGGTGACGTCTCGAGCCGAGCTCACGGTGGACCAGCGGCCAGTTGCGCAGTTGGCATATACGGCTTAACGACGGTGGCGGCCGAAACAGCTAACGCGATCGTTTACCGAAATCCAGTAGCGCGAGGCGGGACGATCGAGGTAGTCCCCCGACCGACGCGCTCGACAAGTCGATCGTCGCCGCGATCTCGCGCTGGCCGCGTTCGCACATGAAGCGCAGCCGCAGCACTTCCTTGATTTGATGCAAGGATGGCTTCTATTCGGCATTCGCGCGCGCGATAAAAATCGCCGAACGTCCATGGTTAACCCCGCACCGTCCTTCCTCCAGCTCATTTTCGCTTACGTGTGGAAGTCGCGTTCGGCCCATCATGGAATACACAATTTACAGTCGGCAGAAGAGCTGGCTCTTCTATGACACGGTCGCAGGACCGAGAGCCGCAGCCAGCCTGAGTTCCCAGGTCCTGCCCTCCAGGACACATGGCGTCTAACCGTATCGGTATTTCGTTGCGGCGTTTAACGACCTACCGCTTGCAGAAAGAGCCGACGACCACGAGACCCCGGCGCATTGGCCCCTGGGCCCCGGCAGACCAGCGCGCCTTCATTCGCCTTGCATAAGCGACGTCGTGCATTGCCCGCTTACCACCTGCCGGATCGCGATATCGAACGGTGTGCGTCGGCCGATTTGAAACGCCTCCAGACGGCTCGATGCCAGATGACAGTTGTGCGGGCGCGGCGTGGCATCGGTGGCTGCGCGCTGGGGCGTCAGCTGCGCGTCGAGTTGCAAGGCTTTTGCCAGACACACGGCGATTTCGTATTTGTTCATCGGTTCGTCGCCCGACCATTGCACGATGCCAGAGATCGTTTGGCCGCGCGCGTGTCGCTCAAGCATCTGTCGGATGACGAAAGCGACATCGGGCGTGAACGTCGGGTAGCGGATTGCCCAGGCGTCCATCGCGGCGGCTTGGCCGTTCGGCGCGGCCGATGCCACGATCGCAGGCACGAGGCTAGTCACGGCTGATTCCGACCAACTGATAACCGGCCCATACAACAGCGGCAGACGCAGCACGCATCCGCGCTCGGCCGTTTCGGCCAGCGCTCGCTCGCCTTCCAGTTTGCTCCGCCCGTACGCGTTGAGTGGCGCGGGTATGCTGTCGTGACGATAGGGCGGGTGCGTGCCATCGAACACGTAGTCGGTCGAAATCAACAGCGTCCACGCGCCGTGTCGGTTCGCCGCCGCGGCGATCGTCCGCACGGCATCGACGTTGAGCGCACTTGCAAGCTCCGGATCGCGCTCGCAGACATCGGGACGACGCTCCGCCGCGGCAATCACGACAGCATCCGGCGCCACGTGGTCGATGAAACGCTCGACCGCAACGCTATCGCGAACATCCAACGGGATCATCTGCGGCGACGGCCGGCTAAATGCGGTGGCGACGCATTGCCAGCCGGCCTGGCGCGCAAGTTCGTCGTTCAGCGCGCGGCCGAGCAGCCCGGAACCACCGATCACGGCAATCTTGAACATGATCGGCGTGATCAGCCGACAGACTTGACCGTGTATCCGGCTTCTACGATCGCGGCCTTCAACGCATCGACCGGTTGTGCGGACTCCGTGATCACGCGGCCGGTCGCGAGATCCACCTGAACCTGCGCGGCTGCGTCATGCTCGCGAATCGCGTTCGTAACCGCAGCAACACAGTGTTGGCAGCTCATGCCTTCTACATGGAGTTCGATTGTCATTGCAAAGACCTCGACGGAATCAGATAGCGGATAGTCGAATTATGCCTGCTGAGCGATGCGTGGGTAGCTGACTTTCCCACCATGGGAAGGTGTAGGATCGGCTCGGGGTCGGCCATAACTTTGGGGAAACAGCCATGAACATTGGGGAAGCCGCCCGCGCGTCGGGCGTTACGGCAAAAATGATTCGCTACTACGAAAGCGTCGGCCTATTGACCGCAAAGGCGCGCACGAGCGCCGGTTATCGCGTATACGGCCCGCAGGAAGTGCATTCTCTGCGCTTCATTCGCCAGGCGCGCCGGCTCGGATTTCTGGTCGAAGATATCCGACGACTGCTAGCGTTATGGCACGACCGCTCGCGTGCAAGCGCGGAAGTAAAGCGCATTGCGCTCGAACATGTCGCCGAGCTCGATCGCCGCATCGCCGAGCTGACCGACATGCGCGACACGCTCGCGCACCTGGCCGATCACTGCCACGGCGATGATCGCCCGGATTGTCCGATTATCGAGCGACTAGCGGATACGGATCTTGTTTCGGGACACGGTTGCCACCCGCTCTAGCCGTCGGCCGAACGGCAGGCGGAACCAGATCGTATGTTATGCCGGCAATCTGCGCACTGGAACGCGAACAACAAGCGCACGGTCGTTCCGATTGAATGCGCCAAACTAGTGCAACATGCCAAAAAGAATGCACTGCGTGCGGGCATCTCACGAATCGGACCGTGCTTTTGAGCTATAATGCGGGTTAACCCTTTACGGGAAATCCCTAGTGCCAATCACCGGGGGGTTCATCTGATTCCTTGGAGAACATCATGTTTGCATTCATTCTTGACAAGCTCAGCACGTGGTTCGAAACCGCGGAACGTAGCCGTCGCGAGGCGTATCTGGCATCGTCGTCGGATATCGTCCAGCTCGAACAGCGCATCCGTTCGCTGGAGACCAACGGCTATTCACTGTGAGTTTGCGCTTTGCGTTTGATCCGGCGGCGCCTGCTTTTGCGTGGCCATCGCGGTACCCCTGTCGAGCCCCGTCAAAGCGGGGCTTTGTCGTATCTGGACGTCGAAAACAACACGCTTTTGGAGCGGACGGCGCCAGATAGCTGCTGATGGCGAATATCGACTAGCTTCGTAACGCGGGTCGCGGTAAGGTGGGGCGATCTTTCGCGCACGACGGCATTCATAACTCATCGGGGCTGCCCATGTCCTCTGTCCATTCGCTCCAACTTTTCCGACCCGTGATGGCAGTGGCCGCCGTGGCGACGCTCGCGACTTTGTGCGTCGCGTCGGACGCATTCGCGGGCTCCCGTAACGACCGCGCTCCCGTGGTTCTCGATACGCTTGGCGGCGTCAACGATGGCCAGAGCGGCACCGTACTGCTGAGCTCGCCGCCTGCGCCGGAGCCGATCGTCGCCGCGCCGCCGATTGCGGCACCGGTCGAACTACCTCGGGAATCGCCGCCACCGTTCGTGGTCGCGCCGTATATCCAGTTGCCGTCCGCTGGCGGCGCACCGCCGCGGCCGCTGCCTCGGCCGGTGCCGCTTCCATAACAAGGGAGCAAGGCACGAGAGTTCATCGGCGACGCCTCCAGTCGATCCTCTTTCTTCCGCATGCGCGAGCCTGCCTCGCATCCGACACCTCATTCGGGTTTCGGCGCATGGCGCCCGTGAAACCGTCAGACGACAATCGTTGCGCGCGTTGTCGCCGTCAGCGTCGACCGTGGCATATGCGCCTGCATCACCGTTCGAACGGAAAACCAACCAGGAGACGTCCCCATGCCGAATCACTGGATGCAGCGTGCGACGCGCGCCTGCCTGATGCTGCTTGCACTGGCCGCGCTGCCCGGCGCCGGGTTCGCGAAGGACACGCCGGAAAAGCCGACACTGACGATGGCCGTCGGCGGCTTACCCGGCCTCTACTATCTGCCGGTCCTCGCCGCGCAACAGCTCGGCTACTTCAAGGACGAAGGCCTGAACGTCACGCTCGAAGATTTCGCGGGCGGCTCGAAGGCGCTCGAAGCGGTAGTGGGCGGCAGCGCCGACGTCGGCGCGGGGGCGTTCGAGCACACACTATTCATGCAGGCCAAGGGGCAACATTATCGGGCCTTCGCATTGATGGGCCGTGCACCGCAGATCGTGATCGGCGTGGTGAAATCCAAAGCCGACCAGCTCAAGTCGCTGGCGGACTTCAAAGGCGCGAAGGTCGGCGTGAGCGCGCCGGGTTCGTCGACGGATCTCGTCCTCACCGTTGCATTGCGCAAGGCCGGCGTGCAGCGCAGCGATATTTCCGCGATCGGCGTCGGCAGCGGCGCGACGGTGCTGGCCGCGGTGGGCAGCGGGCAGATCGACGCGCTGTCCAATGTGGATCCAATGATGACCAAGCTCACGCGTAGCGGCGCGATCAAGGTGCTGGTGGACACGCGTACCGTGAAGGGCACGAAGGCGTTGTTCGGCGGCACGATGCCCGCGGCGACGCTTTACGCGCCCGAGAGCTTCATCCAGAAAAATCCCAAGACGACGCAGGCGCTGACCAACGCGATCGTGCGCGCGAATCATTGGCTGCAGACCGCGAGCGACGCGGATCTGCTGAAGATGGTGCCGCAAGCCTATCTGTTGGGTGACCCAACGCTCTATCTCGACGCTTTTCACAATGTGCGCGACGCCTATTCGCCGGATGGACTGATGCCCGAGGATGGCCCGGCGACTTCCCTGCGCGCGTTGTCGTCGTTCGATAGTCGGCTCGATCCGAAGAAGATCGATCTGAGCGCGACCTATACGAACCAGTTCGCGAGCAAGGCGGCCGCGCAGCTCAAGTAAGCGTAAGCGGACACCAGCTTGTGCGAGACAAGGTGATGGGCAACCGCGTGCGGCGCGCGCACGCGCCGCGCGTCACGTTCAATTGCCGCGATACTCGACCTTGAACGTCGCTGCCTTGTCCTCGCCGAGCGTCTTGACGAGCCACGGCATCTGATCCTTCAGCGACTTGCCGAGCGTATATGGCGGATTCAGGATAAACATGCCGCTGCCGAACAGGCCATAGCCGTCCTCCGGGGGATTGCTGACGGTCAGGCTGACGTGCAGCCAGTTGTCCTTCTGCAACTGCTTTAGCTGGTCGGGAAACCGCTGCGACTCGGGGCGCTTGACCTGCGGATACCAGACCGCATACGTGCCGGTCGGAAAACGCTTGAGACTTTCTTCGACACAGCGCAGCGTGCGCCCGTAATCGCGCTTGTCTTCATACGACGGGTCGAGCAGGACCAGCGCGCGCCGCGGCGCCGGCGGCAGCAGCGCGAGAATGCCGTCGAAGCCGTCGCCCGCGTACAGCATCGCGCGACGGCCCGCGTCGCGGAAATTGTGGCGCAGCACGTCGATTTCGGTGCTGTGCAATTCGAACAGCCGCATGCGATCCTGCGCGCGCAACTGCCGCCACGCGAGGTACGGCGAGCCCGGATAGAAACGCAGTTCGCCATCTGCGTTGAGCGCGCTGACTTCGTCGACGTATTCGGCGAAAAGCGGCGGCAAATCGTTGCGGCCCCACAGTTTCGCGATGCCCGTCTCGAACTCGCCGGTCTTCGTCGCGTAGCCTTCCTTTAGCGAATACACGCCCGCGCCCGCGTGCGTGTCGATGTACCAGTAGGCCTTGTCCTTCTGGCCAAGGTAGCGCAGCAGCTGCACTACGACGGCGTGCTTGAGAACGTCGGCGTGATTGCCGGCATGAAAGGCGTGGCGGTAGCTGAGCATGATGAAAGGACACTGAGAGAGCGCAGGCCGGCTCGAACGAGCCCGCAACGCGCGGTCGCGTATTGTACGCGACCGGGCGTGCCCGGTTGGCCGCTCGGTGCCTGCCGCTGCGCGCGATTCACTCGTGCGCGTCGCCGATGATCTCCTCGATCCGCTGCTTGATTTCCGGCGTGATGCGCTCGGCCACCTCGGCTGACCGCATGTTTTCGCCGATCTGTTCGACTCGCGAAGCGCCCGTGATCACCGTGCTGACATTCGGATTCTTCAGAATCCACGCGATTGCAAGCTGACCGACCGTGCAGTCGAGCTCATCGGCGAGCGCGCCGAGCTGGCCGACCACGTTGTTTCTCGTCGGGTCGGTGAGTTGCTGACGCAACCAGTCATAGCCCTGCAACTGCGCGCGACTGTCGGCGGGCACGCCCTCACGGTATTTACCGGTGAGCAGACCCGATGCGAGCGGACTCCACGTGGTCAGGCCAAGCCCGATGTCCTCGTAAAGCCGCTGGTATTCCTGTTCGACGCGTTTGCGGTGAAACAGGTTGTATTGCGGCTGCTCCATGACCGGCTTGTGCAGATGGTGCCGCTCGGCGATTTCATAAGCGGCGCGAATTTCGTCGGCGCTCCATTCCGAGGTACCCCAGTACAGCGCCTTGCCGCGCGCGATCATGTCGCTCATTGCCCAGACCGTTTCCTCGACCGGCGTGTTCGGATCGGGACGATGACAGAACACGAGATCGACGTAATCAAGCTGCAAGCGCTTCAGCGACCCGTCGATAGCGTTCATCAGGTATTTGCGGT
Above is a window of Paraburkholderia sprentiae WSM5005 DNA encoding:
- the cueR gene encoding Cu(I)-responsive transcriptional regulator — its product is MNIGEAARASGVTAKMIRYYESVGLLTAKARTSAGYRVYGPQEVHSLRFIRQARRLGFLVEDIRRLLALWHDRSRASAEVKRIALEHVAELDRRIAELTDMRDTLAHLADHCHGDDRPDCPIIERLADTDLVSGHGCHPL
- a CDS encoding potassium channel beta subunit family protein is translated as MNYRRLGRSGLQVSELSIGSWVTYGNQVDHRAARESLAAARDAGVNFFDNAEVYAGGKSEEIMGHALKELAWPRVSYVVSTKFFWGLNEAPNQYHTLNRKYLMNAIDGSLKRLQLDYVDLVFCHRPDPNTPVEETVWAMSDMIARGKALYWGTSEWSADEIRAAYEIAERHHLHKPVMEQPQYNLFHRKRVEQEYQRLYEDIGLGLTTWSPLASGLLTGKYREGVPADSRAQLQGYDWLRQQLTDPTRNNVVGQLGALADELDCTVGQLAIAWILKNPNVSTVITGASRVEQIGENMRSAEVAERITPEIKQRIEEIIGDAHE
- a CDS encoding 23S rRNA (adenine(2030)-N(6))-methyltransferase RlmJ, giving the protein MLSYRHAFHAGNHADVLKHAVVVQLLRYLGQKDKAYWYIDTHAGAGVYSLKEGYATKTGEFETGIAKLWGRNDLPPLFAEYVDEVSALNADGELRFYPGSPYLAWRQLRAQDRMRLFELHSTEIDVLRHNFRDAGRRAMLYAGDGFDGILALLPPAPRRALVLLDPSYEDKRDYGRTLRCVEESLKRFPTGTYAVWYPQVKRPESQRFPDQLKQLQKDNWLHVSLTVSNPPEDGYGLFGSGMFILNPPYTLGKSLKDQMPWLVKTLGEDKAATFKVEYRGN
- a CDS encoding AI-2E family transporter; the encoded protein is MKSDQLIERLAAVFALIVLVGGSLLVLAPFTTALLWGAILSYSSWGLYRRLTGVVGGRRKLAATLIVLIILVVVLGPFVYAGFAFGAHVHDIVALVQRLFESGLPDLPRWVQRIPLVGSSIEAFWERVTSSNSELIAQARTLAAPAGKWILAAALAVTHGLGLLALSIVLAFFFYTGGEGAAAWLNAGMRRVAGERAEYLLALAGSTVKGVVYGILGTALVQAVLAGFGCWMAGVPAPALLGLATFFLSVIPGGPVIVWLPAAIWLYQGGSTGWAIFLVIWGVLVVSMADNVVKPILIGKNSDMPLILVMLGILGGALAFGFLGVFIGPTLLAVAYTVLHDWTIGASAAQPLSPEVKRPAIDDPGRIGKAP
- a CDS encoding ABC transporter substrate-binding protein, which gives rise to MPNHWMQRATRACLMLLALAALPGAGFAKDTPEKPTLTMAVGGLPGLYYLPVLAAQQLGYFKDEGLNVTLEDFAGGSKALEAVVGGSADVGAGAFEHTLFMQAKGQHYRAFALMGRAPQIVIGVVKSKADQLKSLADFKGAKVGVSAPGSSTDLVLTVALRKAGVQRSDISAIGVGSGATVLAAVGSGQIDALSNVDPMMTKLTRSGAIKVLVDTRTVKGTKALFGGTMPAATLYAPESFIQKNPKTTQALTNAIVRANHWLQTASDADLLKMVPQAYLLGDPTLYLDAFHNVRDAYSPDGLMPEDGPATSLRALSSFDSRLDPKKIDLSATYTNQFASKAAAQLK
- a CDS encoding dTDP-4-dehydrorhamnose reductase family protein, giving the protein MFKIAVIGGSGLLGRALNDELARQAGWQCVATAFSRPSPQMIPLDVRDSVAVERFIDHVAPDAVVIAAAERRPDVCERDPELASALNVDAVRTIAAAANRHGAWTLLISTDYVFDGTHPPYRHDSIPAPLNAYGRSKLEGERALAETAERGCVLRLPLLYGPVISWSESAVTSLVPAIVASAAPNGQAAAMDAWAIRYPTFTPDVAFVIRQMLERHARGQTISGIVQWSGDEPMNKYEIAVCLAKALQLDAQLTPQRAATDATPRPHNCHLASSRLEAFQIGRRTPFDIAIRQVVSGQCTTSLMQGE
- a CDS encoding DUF3563 family protein, which codes for MFAFILDKLSTWFETAERSRREAYLASSSDIVQLEQRIRSLETNGYSL
- a CDS encoding heavy-metal-associated domain-containing protein produces the protein MTIELHVEGMSCQHCVAAVTNAIREHDAAAQVQVDLATGRVITESAQPVDALKAAIVEAGYTVKSVG